The window gggagTTTGTAATCTTTCAACCTTTTCTGAAATTTGTCAACATAAGACTTTgggagaaaaaacatttttttaatgtgaaactgTGAAAACCTGTTGGCTAAATTATCGAAGGGTGCTAGGGAAATGGCCATTTCTCCAATTTGGTGAGGATGGCTGGAGGCTGTAGCTTGCAAGAGGCCTTAGTGTCCCTGCTCTAGGCTCTGTCTTCAGGTTTTGGCATCTCCATAGGCAGAGCAAACAGTTCCTGAGTGAAGTGAAGGCATTTTATACTGATTATCTCACCAAAGTCTTACAAGAAGAACCTCTCATGATGGGTTTTATGATCCCCACTTACAGAATGAGAAACTGATGCTTAGAGAGGTCAGGTAACTTGCCCATGACTACAGCTGTTgtggttcagtggctcagttgctctttgtgaccccatggactgcagcgtgccaggcttccctgtcctatctccctgagtttactcaaactcatgtccattgagtcgatgatgctatttaaccatctcatcctctgtactagactggaatcaagactacacTCCCAACCAGGCCTTGGAATTTCATGGGCCTCCAATCTCTAGCAAGACCTAGGCCCTTTTTTGGTTACTTTTCCTAGCTTTAGGGCCATCTACAAGCCTTAGGGCACAGCCATCAGCTGCAGACCTGCCCTGATCCTGGCACACAGGCCTTACCCTCCTGCCTCACCCAGCCCCGCCTCCAGGCCAGGGTCCTGCCCAGTCATGGACACCCCAGCTCAGAACAAGGAGACCCCTCCCCAGCAGCCTCACCTGGGTGGAACAGCAGGCTATGCCCTCCAGATCCACTTTCTATCCCTTGCCCCCCACCTCCCGGTGCTGTACCCTAAAGGCTGCCCTCTAGATCTGCAGAAACTGAGGTCTAGGAGCCTCTGGTTGCTGCTTGGGTTTGGACAAGAGGAagcaggagatggaagggagggagggagtagaGTGAGGTATGGGAATTAATTTCCTGGACTGCCTTCCTGCTTGGCCACGGCCGAGCGCATCCACTGAGAGCCGTAACTCCCGCTGGTAACACCTGCCTTTCCCTGCCCAGCTGACCTGGGGGTGATAACAGCTCCTCACTGTTGCCAGGGCTCAGGGCACCACTGCTCCTTGGTCGGTTCCCCTGATGCCGCCCACACTTTTGTAAACTGCCCCTTCatttatgacttaaaaaaaatatatatctatttggctgctctgggtcttagttaaGGGATGCAGGATCTTTaactacagcatgtgggatctagttccctgaccagggatcgaacccaggccccctgcattggaagttcaCAGTCTTAGCGACAAGGCCAGGGAAGGGACAGGGCAAACTCTCATTTCCCCGCCGTGTGAACAGCATCTGATTTgtgaagacacagaaagacaaccTGGTCTTTAACTGTCCCtgatcccctccctcctccctgatcCCTCTGTTTTCTGAACCCCAGGAAGACAGATCCAGGCGGGGAGGCCAGCAGCTTACAAAGCTGTTTTTATTGGTTTCTTACTGCCTCACAGAGCGTCAGGGTTGATCCCTCCCGGGCATATGgcatttgagaagataaatactTATTTTGCCCCCTTCTCAACCGTAGGGGGaagtttaataaaaatagtaatataataaaataataatgactgtGATCAATAATAAAATGCTCCTATGATCCCCTAATACACAGGTGGTTGAAGCTTTGAGAAAAAGGACCCGTCCCCTTTCTGGGAAGGGCCAGAGTGTGCCTGGATACCCATAGGGTGCCCACCTCTCACCAAGTAGCCCTTATAAAtaacccccatcccatccctggcTGGGAGTTTGCTTCTTCCTGGACGGATTAGATGACTGACGGATGCTGGCTGGCTCTCGGGGCCCCTCCCTCTTCTGGGCCCCACCGGCTCCCTGCAGAGAGAAGGGGCCTGGGCCTGTGCTCTCCCAGCTCCCACTCCCTCCAGCCCTCTCCTCTggcctctctcttctccattgCTCCTCCTTTATCCTTctctccttcaccttctcctctgGCTGGCTCTCACCTCCTTCTGATCACTATCCTCTCCTCTTgcacttcctttcctcctctgtgcCTCTCTCACCACCTTCACCAACATCCTCTCTCACCACCTTCACCGAcatcctctctccttctctaCCTCAGCCTCTCAATTAGAGACTGTCTTTCCTATCCTGCCCCTGAGTAGAGACTGGGATATGCCCCTACTTGGCCTTGCTGGGCTTTAGTCCACTGCCAAGACCCCAGCTTGCTCCCAGGCGTCCAGCTTTTCTCTGTCCTGCATCCGGACCCTCATAGGCCTCCTGGGGCTTGGCCCTGGAGATGAGAGCTTTGGCACAATCACCCCTGGACGATGGGGCAGAGGGGCCCCCAGAACAGGAGGGGGCCATCCTATTCCTCGTGGATAGCACAGGTTGGGGTTGTGAGCAGAGGGAAGGGCAGGATGAGGGCTAGGAGTCAGACCCCCACCCCTATCCTGCCTGCAGGGGCCTGGAAACCCAGGCCATGGCTGCCCAGCCCAGACCCTCCCTGAGTCCAATTTCCACATGTCCCGGACCAGCCGGAGTTTGGCATTCCTCAAGCTCTTTGCTCCCTCATGTCTCTCTGGGTCCTGGGATTGGGAGTTGGGCCCTGCCAGAGGACATCAAGGGGAGCTCTCAGAttcaggggctggggggaggctcCGGGGTCGTTCTGAGACCTGGAGGGGGAAAGAAACGGAAGTCAGGGTTGACAGAGGAAGGCAGGACTCCTCTCTCACCACGTCAGCACCTCTCAGAGGCTTTCTCAGGACCCatccattcatttgctcattctACATTCAATCAACAAATAGGCTTTATTCCAGGCAGAAGATAAACTTGACCCTCGCGCTCAAGGACCTCAGAGGAAAACTAGAGCACAGCAGGGTCGACAAGGAcagggtggagggaggaaggTGCCAGAGGTGGTGCCAGCCCCAGGGAGGCAGTGACCACCTGACCAGGCAGCCAGGTGGTCTTTGGAGAAGGTGATGTTGGTGCAGAGACTTGAGCATGGCCTGGGTCTTAATCAGGTGGAGGATGGGGATGGGAAAGGGCATCCCAAGAGGAGCAGGGCCATGGCAGGGGCAAGGGCGTGGAGGTGTGCGAGAACACAGCGGGTCCCAGGGCTTTGAGTGGCCTGCTGTGGCTGCAGTGGGGGTGGCAGATGGAGACGGGGCTGGAGGGTGAGGGGATGCTTCCCAAATCCTTAGATCTTCTGGGTCCCCAGCCAGCGCGGACTGCTCCCTCCTCTGACCTCTTGCCCACAGGCTGGGCCTGTGCTCAGAATTCCAAGAACTCCCCTTCTGTGGCCCTCTCcctttgtgccaggcaccatgctcaGGTATCTTCACCTCACACAGGTCTCACAACGAtaacctcattttacaggtgagacaAGCTCGGGGAGGCTGGGCATGTCACCTGGGGCCACACTGCTGAGACAGTCAGAGCCGAGACAGTCAGGCCTCGGCTGACCTGCTTCCAGGCAGGTGAGACCCACTAAGGGGTTAGACAGAGGGAGTCACCATCTCTTAGCATCCAAGGCAGGTGTAGGCTCAGATCGTTCTCTGGCCTCAGGTCCCAGCAAGAGACAGAAGGGCCTGACTCTGAGCGGGGGGAGGCTCACCTGTATCAGGGAGACGGCAGGGCTCAGAGATCCCTGGGGGCAGGACACAGACTCGCTGGACAGAGATGTCCAAGGCTTCCTCTTCACTGCTCCAGGAGCAGAATGAGCGAGGGGACGAAAATCCAGGGTCAGATTTGAAGCGTCCAAATGGGGTGGAAACATGGGGGAGGGACGCAGAGGCAGTGGAGGCGGTGAGGCTGTCCTTACTGGGGTCTGCGTCTTTAGCGAGGCCATCACTGCCCATGGAGGCTGGGCGCCGCGAGGCCTCGGAGAAGCTGTGGGGCCGCTGCGGGCCAGAGCCACGGGCACCTCGTCCCTTCTCTTCCACAGCCTGTTAGGGGACAGCACGAAGGGCTGGGACCAGGTCACACGAACTGCACGTGGCCTGGACGTGCGTAGGTCTGGGGACCCAGGTCAGGAGAGGCTGGTGATCGGCTCCAGAGGACTCATAACTCACCAGAGGGGGCAGGTCCCTGGCGCCAGGTCTCCCGTCTGTAGGGCCCACGTGCACCAGGTGGTTGAAGTTGGTGGGCGTTGAGATGAGCTTGGAGCGCACGAAAgggtccttcagcatctccctacgcgggcaggggaagggaggtgggtgGCAAAGGTAACGCCTCTCCAGGAAGGCGAGGCTTGGGTTCGCCCCGCCCCCAAAGTGGGAGGCCCCGCCCACCCACCGCACGGCGCACGCGCACCTgcgctgctgctgcagctgctcctCTGACACGCGGAAGAAGAAGCGGCGCTTGCTCTTGGTGCGGAAGAGCTGGCGCCGGCTGTTGTCCGTGAGGTTGGGGATGTCGAACTCGTCCTTCTCTGCCAGAGAAGCAGAGAGCTGGGCGGTGCTCCCAAGGCCCCTTGGCCCCAGTCAGCTGGTGCTCAGGGTCACaaccccttcctcccacccccacactcCCTCACCTGCCCGCGGGTTCCTGAGGTAGGTCAGCCGGACCTTCTCGGTACCGAAGAGGAACAGGGAGCCCTCTGGGTTCAGGGGTCGCACCTGAGGCAGCAGGCACAGGGGTCACACCATGTTGTCCAACCGCACCCCAGTCCAGCCCCAGGGGCCTGGGCAGGCCTCAcggtttaaattttaattaatttattccactgcattggatcttagttgcagtatgtggaatctaattccctgactagggactgaacccaggcctcttgcattgggagcgcagagtcttagctactggacgatcagggaagtccccacactcACCTTCTTGAGTGGCACGGTCTGGACCCATTCTGCCCTCCTCACATCAAACACATCGATGGCATTCTCGCTGAACACTGTCAGGTAGGGGGCTGCATAACCTGTATAACCAGGGTGGGACTCTGTGCTGTGCAGCCCCAGGCAAGTCAGGCACCTCGATGGGCTGTATCCTAGGGCACACCCTGTACACCGTCCCAGCACTGTCACTTCCACACCCCACCAAAGGCCCTCCTGGAGACTCTCTGGGTTGCCCCACCCAAGCTCCACAGCAAGTAAGAGATAACGAACAGGGAGCTCTCTAAGCCATGTCAGGCCTGCTTGTAACCATGTTGCgtatttttcctcctttaattCTCAAACAACTCTAGGCAGGTAATGTTATCGTCCCTAACGAAACCCCAGAGCTAAATCTCACTTTGTGGTGAGTGAGAGCTGGGAACTGGCCCCAGGCAGTCTGGATCCAACGCCTACACACCGAGTGTCTGTGCTACACCCAACccacaggccccaccccagaaggGCGACTGTGAAAGGAGCATTGTCCCTCTCTTCCAGCCTGTAGCCCAACACATCAGCTACCTGTGGACGTTTGAGGCTCCCCTGATGCcctgttcactcattcattcctccaAACATTATAGCCCCTAGGGGGTGCTTGCCTGGGCTACGTGCTGGATGCGATGAAGCACTGCAGACCCCCTATGTACCAAACCAGTCATTGTAATAAGGTGCTGAGAGTCAGGGCAGAGATCTGAATGGAGGTAGGGGAGCAAAAAGGAGCAAAGGACCAACGGTGGCGGGGGAGGAGTGTAAAAGCAATAACGATATTGACAACAATCATGGGGGTCATTTATGGAGGGCCCACTAGATGTAGACCCTGGGGCTGGACTTGCAAACTGAAGAGGCAGCCAGTTATAAAAAGGACAGTAGTTCAGGCAGGGGAAGAGCTTGAATGAAAGCAAGGTCCTGTGCAAGAGGAAGATGAAGGAAGATCCCATACAAGCCACCAAGGGTGTGTCAGGCAGGAGGGCACATACTGGCCTCCAAATCCAACCTCAGGGATTTGGGCAGGACCCTGTCTTCCTCTGATACCAGGCCCTACCCAGCCTGGCCCTCCACAGGCCTCACCCCAGCCCGTGGGTGCTGCTGGCCACAGCAGCTCTTGCATGCGAGACTTGCGGCCGCCGCTGTCCACGTAGACCCCAGCAGTAGTGAAGAGCAGCAGGAACTCACTGAGGCTGAGCTCCACAGCGCCCAGGGCCTCGCCCAGGCCCCCGCGGGATGGGGGGAGCTCCTCAGGCACAAGACCGGCCCCCAGCACTAAAGGCGCTGCCTCGTTAAGCAGCGGGTAGAGGGTGAAGGTGCCAGCCGCGCCCACGCACAGCCGATCGCCCAGCAGCCCCAGGCTCTGCACGGGTGCTGGTGCCTGAAGCTCACGGATGCGGCGCTGCCAGGGCCCCGGGCCTGGGCCCAGCTGGTAGCAGAGCACCTGGCGCTTGACCGCAACGCAGAGCACGGGGGTGCGGGCCTGCAGGATGCGCCCGGCTGCCAGGGCCTGGCAGCCTCGAGACTCGGGGATCTTGGCGCTGGCTGCCTCCACGTTCTCCAGCTCTGCCAGGGCAAAGAGGCGCACGCTGGGGCCTCGGCCACACAGCGCGACCAGAAGGCCCGCAGCGGGGCTCACGGCCAGCCGCTGCACCCGCCGGCACTCGCCCACCTGGAAGATGTCTGCGGGGTTGGCGAGGGAGGGTGTCACCAGCAGGTGGGTGAGGGGTGCCCggggcccagcctcctctgtccctgggggttGACCCCACCCATGCCCACCCTGGCCCGGCCGGCGGGTACCGTTACTGTGCAGATGGATCACAAACAGCCCTTCCTCGGTGCCCAGAGCAAGGCGTTCCTGGtctggtggagggagggaggggatcaGGGGTCAGGGGTCAGAAGGCCCATCCAGAGGCGGGAGATTGGGCAGTCTGCCTGCCCCTGCCAAGGACTCAGAGAGGACAATCCCACCATCCCTGGACCCTTCTGTCCCTGAGTCCAGACTGGCTCTAATGGGGAAGGGCCATGGGGGCCAGGAGTCAGGATGAGAGGCCTCTCCCACCCTGAGCTGTGGGATCTGGGGCTAAGTCACGTCATCTCTCGCAGCCTCGGTAAAATGGGGCTGATAATGTACCTTTCTCACAGAGCTGCTGTGAGGCTGCAAAGAGATGAAGCATCAGAAGGTGAGCGTTAAGCTCACAGCCACCTCTCCTCAATAAATGCCCTTGTCCCCTGGCTCCAAGCTGACATAGGGGACTTGGAGGACGCAAGCCCTGTCTCCCGTGGCTCTGTCCTGAGTGATGGCAGGGAGAAGCCCCAGCCCAGCTGCTGGGGGAGGTCAGGGAGCCTCCTCTCCTGTTCCCCAGCAGTCCGGTGCAAAGGCCCTGCTGTGCACCAGGCTCCTGGGTGAGCGCAGCAGCCCCACAGTGGACAGTGTGAGGCTCCCCCGTCACCAGGCGGCTGCTAACAGCCTGGAGGGGAACCTCCTTTATTGCAAGAGCCTTGGCTCTTTACGCTCACTCGCAATTCTTAAGCAGAAAAGAGGGTGCAGAGAAATGGAGTGGCAGAAGCtaggcaccccaccccagcccaggtcCCTCACAGCCATGCCCAGAGGAGTGGCGAGGAGGACACGTGTGCAAGAGGGTCCAcagccctgggctgcagggaCCCGGCAGTGACAGCAGCCCGAGTGACCGCGGCAGGCCGGCACCCCCTCCGCGTGAGGCTCACCAACGATGGCGGCGCAGAGCGCGTGGGACAGCAGCGGCAGCCCGTTGTCGTAGGCCTCCTTGAGGGTGTACACAGGCCGGGGCCGGGGCTGCGCGTCCAGCAGCAGCCGCTGTAGCTCGCCTAGCACCTGCAGCCAGCGCTCCCGCTCACCCTCGCTCTCCGCCAGCAGCAGCACGGTGCATGTGGCAGGTGGCACGGTCAGCTGGGAGGCCGTCACCTGCAGGGGGAGGGTGGACCCAGGCTGGAGGGCAGAGCGCCGGCAGCCAGCTCTCCTTCCTCCCGTCCCTCTGTCCATCGCTGAGGCCCTGGAGCACCAGGTGGGCCTGCCCAGTGCAGTATCAGGCGCTGTCTGGCAGCAGGTGATAAGCCAAGGGTCAGACAAGCACGAGGACAACTCCAGAGCCCTGGGATCAGTGCCACCGAGAGGGCAGGACAGGGCCTCGCGGGAACACAGGGTGGGGCCCGCTCACCCAGGCTGAGCGTGAGAGACGAACTCCCAGCGGAAGAGACGTTTCTGCTGGAGCCTGGGGGATGAGTGGAGTAACCAGGAGTGTTCAAGGTCAAGGAGGGGCAGGGAGCCGGCAGGGCCCTAAACAAGGCCAGGCGCAGCCAGCTTCATGTATGGAAAACTGCAGTGCCGGGTGAAGTGTAGCCACACAGACAGGAATGGAGGCTACTGTAGCCATCCACGTGGAGGCAGGGGGCGCAGGATGAAGGGGGCAGCCACGGTGATGGAGAAGAGCAGCTGGAGTGGGTCCAGCACAGAGGCAGACAGAGGTCTGGCCCATCCCATCCCTGAACTTACCCTAAAGATGCGAGGCAGGTCCTTGGATTGGGCGTGGATAACATCAGGGGCCAGGACAGGGGTGGCTGAGAACTGGGGGTCCCTGGGAGGTTCACGGAGCAGGTCAGAGGTCTGCCGGCCCCAGCCGCCCCCTCGACCCActcgccccccacccctgctccaaACCATGGCCTGGCACCCACCTCAGATCCAGAGCCTGCAGGAGGGCCCCGCTGGCCGGGCTGAGCTTCGGGTCTGGGGCATCAAAGAGCAGCAGGCGTGAGTCGCTGAGGGCGGCGAACACTCGCTGCCAGCCCCGCCGGACACCCGAGGGCCGTGGCACCTgggggaaggcaggcaggcacAGAGGTCCCACCGGGCCCCGGCCGCCTGCCCGCCCGCccgctctcccctcccccagcgccGGCTCACCGACAGGAAGCCCTCGTAGGCGGTGCCCGTGCCCGTTTCGGGGTGCACTCCCAGGGCCgtgtggaggagggcagggggcacagggcAGGGGGGGGCCTGTGGGGCACAAGTCGGGTGACAGAAGTAGCCGCAAACTGTGGGGAAAGCAGGAGCCGTGAGGGGGGGGGGGCGCGCTGGGGACCGGGGACTCCGGGCAGCCCCAGCCCAGCGCCCTGCAGGCTGTCACGGCCCGGAACCATCGCCAGCTCCCCATGAAgggagaaaagataaagaaaactgagcagtgggAAATGTCGACAGGGGTGGGGGGCGCCTGATGCGGCAGGACGGGGGCcgcttccctccccccacccggGGGCTGAGGCTGGCGCAGGGGGTGCCGAGGGTCTCACCGTCACAGCCCAGGCCCTGGCGGCCCAGGCCCAGCATCAGCGAGGTGCAGCGGAGACACTTAGTGGGGGATGGGAAGCTCCGGGGACGCAGCGTGTGTGAGCCAGGCTGGCAAGGGGGACAGGCCCATTACCCATGCCTGACCCTCACCCAAGGCCCCCgagccccccacctcccccaggccaCCAAATGAGCCAGGTGGCAGTGTGAACTCAGCGCTCCGAGGGGATCTGGCCATACTCAAAGCTCAGTGCCACCGTCATCATTCCCATTGCGGTCTGCCGgcacggggtggggggtggggggatcccCAAGCAGGACCTCAAAAACCCAGCAAAACGGCTTGgtgcccctgccccgccccgccgggCACTGACCTTTGCAGGGGGACTTTCTGTAGGGGGTGTGGGGGCAGCAGGCATCCTGGGGAACACAGCCTGCAGGGGAGCCAAgcacagggagagggtggggtccagcgccccccaccccggcccagcccccccccccccaccccgccgtgGGTCTCCTGCCTGTGCTCACCCCCAGCCGCAGGCTGCGGCGGCCCTCCGGCCTCAGCTCCGGCGCCTCTCCAGAGGTGCCCGCATCTTTGGCGGAATCCTTCTGGGGAACGGCACAGGGGCAGAATCAAGGCCGCTGCCTGTGTCCTTCCTGGGGGGCCTCCCTTGGCAGCCCCACACCCGTTCTTACCTCTGAGCTCCGGAAGGACAGGAAGGGAATCAGGGAGTTTGAAGGCTTGGTGTCTGCAAACAGAGGGCGTGTGTCATGGGGGCCATGGGGCCCCTGTGCCGTTAACACTTGTTCCTTAGAAACCGGAGGCCAGGGCggggggcctcagtttccaccccAGTCAATGAGGGAGAGACTGCAGGCGGGGAAGGAGCAGGTGATGGCATACAGCAGGGGCTCAGTAAGCACTAGCTAACAGATAGTGGGTTAGACAGCAGAGTCTGCAAAAGAGTCTTGTCTCCACAGCCCGGCCGGGCTGACCCCCTGGTGAGTGAGAGAGGAGGTCTTGCTCCGAGACAGACAGGGGTGCGCACGGCTACTCACCCAGCGGCCCACGCACCCGCAGCTCCTCCCGCAGCGACGCCACCTCCTGCTGCAAGGCCTGGTGCCGCTTCTCGGCCTCCTGCAGACGGCTGGGGAGAACCGCGTGGGTGCTCGCCACAGGCCTCTGCCCGCATTTTGGGCCCCTCGCCGCGCTGGCCCCTGCCCTCACCTCTCAGCCCGCAGCTGGGCCTCCTGTGCCTGAGTCAGCTGCTCCTGCAGGCCCTGCTTGGCCCGGATCTCGGCCTCCAGCGCTGACTGCAGCTCCAGCCTGGCTGAAGCCTCCATCTTCTGCAGCCTCCGTGCCTTCCACTGGTGGTCCTGGTGGCATCAATGTGCAATGCCCCCAGGGCCGGGTTTCCGCCGAGGCTACCCGCCTCCCACCACGCCACCTGGCCAGGCTCAAAGCCCTGCCTCTGCTGCGGGCCCTGACGGGAGCTTAGACAAGTCCCTGATCTTCCGTGAGCTCAGTGTCCCTACCTGTGGAGCGTGGCTCCCGGCACCCCTCCCTCCAGGTGTCCCCAGGGCTCACCAGCGGCCGGGAAGGGAGAGTCTGGGTGCCCACGTTCCGCAAGGACTCCAGCTCCTCGGCCATCTTGGTGGCCAGGGCCTGCAGGTAGCCTCTTGACACCTTCTCATCATTCACCCTGATCGGGAAGGGAGCTCAGGGTCAGAGGCTACGCC is drawn from Ovis aries strain OAR_USU_Benz2616 breed Rambouillet chromosome 21, ARS-UI_Ramb_v3.0, whole genome shotgun sequence and contains these coding sequences:
- the CDC42BPG gene encoding serine/threonine-protein kinase MRCK gamma isoform X11, with amino-acid sequence MERRLRALERLARGEAGGGPGLDGLLDLLLGLHHELSSAPLRRERNVAQFLSWVSPFVAKVKELRLQRDDFEILKVIGRGAFGEVAVVRQRDSGQIFAMKMLHKWEMLKRAETACFREERDVLVKGDSRWVTALHYAFQDEEYLYLVMDYYAGGDLLTLLSRFEDRLPPELAQFYLAEMVLAIHSLHQLGYVHRDVKPDNILLDMNGHIRLADFGSCLRLNNSGMVDSSVAVGTPDYISPEILQAMEEGKGHYGPQCDWWSLGVCAYELLFGETPFYAESLVETYGKIMNHEDHLQFPDVPDVPASAQDLIRQLLCRQEERLGRRGLDDFRNHPFFEGVDWERLATSTAPYIPELRGPMDTSNFDVDDDTLNHPGTLPPPSHGTFLGHHLPFVGFTYTSGSPSPESSSEQLAPLERKLRCLEQEKLELSRKLQEALQTPSDHRELEQLRKEVQTLQDRLSETLGDSKADGCPAGSPGQDSDLRQERDQLLQELAEARVGQQAQARELREAKGRQEELLQKLQEAQEREAVMANQTQALNSQLEESYDAQSRLQAQVAALKREVTQLQRQRERSPEKASPQVKTFHTASETNGTGSPEGGGPHETQLKQEVAALRAQLEQARGQGPSGKEEVLCQLQEENRRLSQEQERLIEELEREQQSKQRLEGERRETESNWEAQIADILSWVNDEKVSRGYLQALATKMAEELESLRNVGTQTLPSRPLDHQWKARRLQKMEASARLELQSALEAEIRAKQGLQEQLTQAQEAQLRAESRLQEAEKRHQALQQEVASLREELRVRGPLDTKPSNSLIPFLSFRSSEDSAKDAGTSGEAPELRPEGRRSLRLGAVFPRMPAAPTPPTESPPAKPGSHTLRPRSFPSPTKCLRCTSLMLGLGRQGLGCDVCGYFCHPTCAPQAPPCPVPPALLHTALGVHPETGTGTAYEGFLSVPRPSGVRRGWQRVFAALSDSRLLLFDAPDPKLSPASGALLQALDLRDPQFSATPVLAPDVIHAQSKDLPRIFRVTASQLTVPPATCTVLLLAESEGERERWLQVLGELQRLLLDAQPRPRPVYTLKEAYDNGLPLLSHALCAAIVDQERLALGTEEGLFVIHLHSNGTRRPGQGGHGWGQPPGTEEAGPRAPLTHLLVTPSLANPADIFQVGECRRVQRLAVSPAAGLLVALCGRGPSVRLFALAELENVEAASAKIPESRGCQALAAGRILQARTPVLCVAVKRQVLCYQLGPGPGPWQRRIRELQAPAPVQSLGLLGDRLCVGAAGTFTLYPLLNEAAPLVLGAGLVPEELPPSRGGLGEALGAVELSLSEFLLLFTTAGVYVDSGGRKSRMQELLWPAAPTGWGEACGGPGWVGPGIRGRQGPAQIPEVGFGGQYVPSCLTHPWWLVWDLPSSSSCTGPCFHSSSSPA